Below is a genomic region from Drosophila albomicans strain 15112-1751.03 chromosome 2R, ASM965048v2, whole genome shotgun sequence.
GTGGGCGCCGTATCTAGCTGGCCTAGGGACAAATTTGTCTAATTGGAAGAGACAACAGTTGTTGAAATAgacaaatttattgttttatagctacgaaaataaaatgcttaacAGTTGACAAGTCGTTTACATTGTATAACAGTTTGTAACTGCTAATTAATAGACTTATATACGAGTACGACGAGTATTTCAATATCTCCCAATAACATGATATAGTCGATAGATCTTGCATCATCTGGGGAAGCGGGGAGGAGAACTTGcttcgatttcgatttggGGGTCTCCAGGCGGGCATCGGCAAATGTCGGCACCTATCAATTAGCTGCGGCTTTGGGTTATTataaaagacaacaaataaaacaacaatggCACTTATCAAAcgacaagaaaaaaatgaaaattatttgacacttgattattaattgaattaactGCTTTATACCACTTTAAAAAGGTTTTAATTTAACGCAAGCGATGCGACAATTCCGCAGAGATCGAGTAAGTATCTAGATACAATCGCTTTGCTGAGCCTTTGTCTCCTCTTCAATTGTTGCGTGTGACTCTCGAACTGATGTTTGGGTTACTTGACTCGACTTGAATGCGGATGCCTGACGTCAATTGGTTTGTATCTTCGGGTCTGGATCcctttttttgccatttgccatttgctgcaTTCCCATCGATCGATATGTTTATAGAGCCACTTATATCTAGCTAGCTTCGTGTTAAGTGATTAGATAAAGAACAGAACAGTTGAGTCTGTCAACGTTTGCCAAGATTTCAATTATACTCAGCATACTCTCCCCAATCTTACATGCTTCTCGCTTTATGGCATCGAAATCAAAAGTGCGGCATTCCATTGCCAATGGCACATGCCATTTTTCAACagacaatttcattttctacGGAacgtaaataataaaagatgcTAAATTCTTAGCAAGGCTGCAAACCGGTTTCAACTGCCCCACATCGCATTTGGGAAGTTCATCTTGTTACCTTAAATGGAAACAGTTGGCCGAAATGTGAGTGACCCTTAACCCGATTTgggcatttttatttagttttcacTTGAGTTTTTCCTAATTGTTTAggctatttctattttcaatcCAACCATTTAAACTACTTGCTATCAAAGTTCATGGGGCGtcaagttttaatttattgactgtcacattttttttattaaacattattgACTTCCGATTTAGATAGTAGACCGAACTTTTCCGGTTCGCAAGAAGTATTCAAATGGCATCCATGTTAGGCTCATCATGCGATGAGTCAACGTCTTCCAAGTAATTCCACAGGCAACACAAAACGTCATCGAATGCAAATATTAGAATTGtcattcaatatatttactttttgtgcGCCTTGAATCTTTGCATGAGGCTAACTAGTTTTGTTCCTGCATCGCTTCATCTTCCTCTTCTAGAGCATTTGTTATTGGGACATGGACTTGGCGCCTACATATCATGGGGATTTTTCAGGCCGCCTGAGCTCAGCGCAgttaaagcatttttttttaatttgtatactcTACTGCATACTCTCTACTCTCTGTATACTCTCTACTGCAAATACTGGAAAGAGTGTTTACTTTTAATGGagatttgatttataaaacttactaagaaatggaaatttaactctatttatatttgtttttaatatatttctttatatcgAAATCTTAATGAAGTTTTCTATACGTTCAATCTTTCTAATTGCCATACGTAAGTATTGTAAATGCAGATTACATATTACAGGAAAATAGAAGTGTagtttattttctgttttaatttgtatactccacactataaatattaaatggagTGTTGGAATTATAAAACTTACTATggatataataaaaaatatatatataattactaatttttaatttcttatttggATTCTCAATAAGGTTTACCATTagtattcaattcattttatatatttattgttcatGAATTTAAATCTAACATAACCAactcttaatatatttaactttttgtgGTTAATACTCTTTAGTATAAATGCTATTACCACCTTCCTTGATAACTCtgcgtatgattaatattaGAATCCATTACTATCGCCGCAGGGTATTTGCAAGTCACGCGTTTGCAATTGCAGCGTCTTTACTTGTTTCGTTCGTTTTATTTCTCCTTTACCAAACGGCTTACGAAGCTGATGCTTCACCAGCATCGCCCAGTCATTAATCAGACCGATTCGAACCGCTTTGTTGCAGTTACAACTCGCTCAGCGTCGGCTGGTCTGGTTGGATGGTTCGACTCGGTTTGCTCTGTTGTCCAGTTGTCCAGTTGCTTCGCTGGTGAGTTGCTTGGCTGGTTGTCTGGTTGTCTGGTTGGATGTagcagttgtagttgctgttattcatcttgctgttgctgttgttgtttgatggCCGGCGAGTGTGACAATtgataaaaaatgcaaaaaaaccCACAGCAGCAAATATGAATGTgaataaaaaactatttagaatgaaatatttaattaccctaattatattaatttaatatttttagacaATGTCCacagtatctgtatctgtcaGCAGTTTTACACGTGTTTCCACAACTttatcaaatgcaattaaattgttttccaaAGGGTTCGTCGATAGCTTGactttattgtttatttatttttagtcacTGTTATAGGCAATAACTAATGATGTAAgcgcaataaatttgttaccCTTCAAAAGATTAGGAAGTCTTTTAATTagataaaaatagaatatgGACTCTATATTGGGAAATTTgcgcaaaacattttaagttcATTTAAGAAATGGAATTTATCTTattgaagttgaagttaaagtataattttaaaataaattgtagataaaattcttcaatttcaattttaatttataatttatatactttcaaacttttattattattactttaaatttaagaaaataattctttctttagtataataaaataatcaaagtaATTGAGGCCTTCATGATGTCGAAGTATATTCTCTTGTCTAATATGATATTTAATCGTAAgcttgaaataaaataatttaatcaaagCGATGCAATTCGAATAATACTTCTGATGAGCGGTTGTCTAATAAAGTACTTTAATAGAGtaatactttattaaaatcatattatcataaacaaacaaatttatactTTCTATATCACTACGGCGTGTCCTTAAGTCGAGCACGCTCAATTTGCGCCTGCCtacttgtttctttgtttgtttattgttctTATAATAGCAGCAAGAGATTTATGCACCTCACTTCACAAACAGTTTGTTGTAAGTGGTCACATCTCTTTGGCACTTTCTCGAGAACCTGTTTGCCGCTTCCTTGTGCGCTGGGATGCCCTAAAAAAGGGTCAGATTTTATGGGTTAACGGTgtttaaagttttgttttaattaaataaaaggtTATGCTTATGAATGTGTGACAAGCACAATgaggggagagagaaagagcacTGAGTAGAGTTACGTGCAGATAAAGTGTTTATTTAATGCGACTCGTAAGAGTTCCATAGGGAGAGTCTTGAGTGGGAATATTGTCTGTGGCTTGCATAAGTCGATAGTCGATAAGGTGAACTAACTAAATCTGGTAAAGACTGGGTCACAGGCAAGGCCAAAGATAGGCAACAACTGATAAAAAGTTATACCTGTTGATTGATTATGATTTACGCGCAGTTCCCGAATGTCTATAGCTAAAACTATTGCTGATCGGAAACAGATTTGTAGAGCAATCGTAAAGATCGATTCAATATGGAAATGCAAACAGATTAATGAAGCCATCAATCATCATTATTGCCAAaatgaatattcatttaagCTGTCAATCATTCgtaaatgctaaaaataaaaattgagatACAACAGAAATCTCGCAGCCAAtggataaatatttatttgttgtgttcGCACTGATTGAAAAAGGAAATGATATCAATGAAAATTGGAGGCATCGAGTGTTGATCTTGAATTTTGTATAGAAACTCATTCCCTCGCCGTTTAATTAAGcgcaaatgaaatcaatgtGCATGTATTTTcttctaataaatatttatatttatttggtttggCATAAATAGTTTACACattcaaaacatttaaaattcttatttgctttcttttttgtttgttaatgaATGTTCCGTTGATCCACATTTATGCTGTTAACTTTCACACTTATAACTTATGAAGTAGACATTTGATGTACTTaacttttcttgttttttttttttttttattttttggttgttgttgtttaatgacttttaaagttttttcttttagtttaagttctcgtttcgtttaagctgtaaatttttattaatttctatatttgtttaagTGTCTCGTTTAATTTtggtttgtttatatttgattaataCAAATTCAGCCAGTTAATGAGAAGGTGTATTAACAATAACATCGACAGCTGTTTCGGACATAATAAACTCTCTTTAATCTTTGTAGTGTATAAATTGTAGAGTATTTCTTTCGTTCGTAGTTTAGCAGAAAATCGGAGCTTTTCGTTTGTGGCCCAAATATATAGCCAGAAAATCGTATTCGAGTTTTGATTTTGAAGTAGTAACAATGGGTGGGTTTTTTGTGTGTACGAGTATGATGATGGGCTACTTAAGATGATTCGAtactataacaacaacttgGGATTAGAGTACAAGTAGACGCTGAAGCGGGGTATATAAAGTAGTACTTAGTTAGTTTTGGAATATACATAGCAGTAAGCAGACGAGAGACAGAGTTTAACAAATTCTTATCATCTTATGAGGAATCTACACAAACTTAaccacaataaaataaatgctgcttaataataacaatacgATCGTTCATACTTATAATTCATTTCCTATATGTTTTGTAAATATCTGTGGCATCTGTGTTTTTATACTTTGCTGGGACCCAACTACACACTTGATTGTGTTAGGTGAGAAAGAGAAATGACAAATAAAGATTGAGAGAATTtgataaaaagtattttttgaaaaaaatataatttttttcttcgcAGGTTGATAACAATGATATTTAATTCTTACTATAGTCAAATAAAGCtatgcaaacaataaaaattaattgttattctATACAGATCATCTTAGatctataaataatatgataacGAGGGAAtgatatgaatatttaatgaaattaaagagagttagtattttaaaatactaacttatgttaaagttaaaatactCTGCTTTAAAGTGGACTCCCAGTGCTTGATTAATGTCCCAGCAAATTAGTGGCATGCAATGTTTAGGTATAAATTCTCAATTGGCTTTGTAAATCCTCAGGTATTGAGCATGGGACACATTGCGATGTATAATCGTTGGCGATAATTCATATTCATCGTAATCGTAATACTATCTTaggttttgttttgctatttgccCAAAGGGCAGCTCAAAATGTTAACTTAAACGACCAAGTGCGACACATCGCTGGTATAACCGGGCGAGTAGCGCGGTGGCAATTGATTCTGTTGTGGTCGCGTCTTTCCCAGACCCAATTGAGGCGGTGCCAATCCGGATTTGGCCAGTTCATAGGGTCGCCGTATGCGCAGCACATCGGCAGCATCGCCGGGCCAAGCTCGTTCCGGTCCCAGACGTTGACCCAGGCGAGGATAACGACGTTTGTCCACCGCCAGGCTGATGGTCCCAGGTGCATGGGATGCCATCAGACCCACATTGTACTGACGTTGCATGGCCAGCGAGGCGCGTATCGTCTTGCGTTTCTAAAGAGGGATTATATTAGATGGAGTTGTCTAATTCAGGAGGGAAGTGAAGAGTTACCTCAATGGTGCCGCGCCATTTGTCGGCGGCATGGCGTGCTATGTCCAgccgcttttgctttttcacCTGATGCTTCTTGTAGATGACCTCAATGATGATGAGCCCCACGCCTCCAGCAATGCCCACGCCCACCAAGATGAACACGCCAGCCATGTTCTTCAGTCCCAGCGTATTGGGTGTCTTCTCAAACAGCTCGCAGTTCTGCTGCACGTGACCATGAAAGATCCACTGCTTGTCCAGTTTCTCCATGAAGCCACCTAGCATTGGTACAAAAATTTAGTTAGCTAACGAAGGTTTGTGTTCCATAGTTAACTTACTTTCATGAAACTCGAGTATGGCCAACGTAACAGCATCTGTCCAGGGTGAACCCTTCTGCAATCCTATGCCATAGCCACTGCGTCCAAAGAGCTCGCCAGCAGTGACCAACTCACAGTCCTTGGAAGCCTCATACTCCAGACGCGACGAGTCCCATATAAAAGCCATCAGCTTGCTGCAAAAGACAAATCAATTTCATGAGCAGCTGAACGAGATTGAAAGCGCAAAGAAATACAACATATAAGGAGGAAAGTTGATAGAAAACATTTATAGTTGGAAGTTGGGGGTCAATACGATTACGAATACAATTACGATTAACTACGATATAGCTActaaatagagagagagagaaagagagaaatacagagcgagagataaatagagagagagagagcttgaATTGAGTGGAAAGTgagatttgttgttgtagttggttggagttcgagttcgagttgttgttgtagtttggagtttggagttgttgttgttgtggttggtgGTGCCAAAATCATGcgactattttatttttttttggttttttgttcaGCTAGATGGAGGAGAGCGATTTCTGCAATTTCGCTGGCAAAACGTTTACCCCTTCTTCACATCCTGAATCGCCTGCTCGGCGGTCACATAGTTGTTGGACTCCATGGTGCGATACATGTTCGAGAGCTCCACCTGCCGACGAAAGTACATGTCCACCGATGACCCCTTGACTGTGGCACACGTCAGATTCTCCATGGTGTTGCGCAAGCGTGCATCGTTGATGCCACTCAGCTTTGTTTTGGGACGCTCGAGCACGAGAAAGGCAGCCAGGTTGGCAGTGTAGGAGGCGACAATAATCATGGCAAAACCGGCCCAGACCATGCCCAGCACCCGGGCCGAGAAGCTGCGCGGCGTTCCCTCACCAATCCCACTATTGAGCAGCACACCCCAGGCGAACCACACAGCAGAGCTGAGATTGAGGGCCTTCTCCTCGTTGCTGTCCGTGTGCGAGAGCTTGAAGCGTCCAAACGGTGAGAATCTACATAGGCGGTATTAGAGAGTCCATGTGAGTTAAACACAATATACATTTTGTCATACAAATCTTCTACCATGGTCAAGTGATGTCGTGGGAATAGTAAACATACATAGAAAGTgaacagtcgagtgtgctcgacttgcGAATACTCGCCACCCTATAATATTTGCGGGGCATTCAccgaataatatatatatatataatatcttAGAAAAGATTTAAAGTTGAGTTAAGTTAATTAACATATaatccatttatttttatgtactATAGAATCACTATGAAACTCTTACAAATcatcattaatttataaatttgttatttaatgaatattagttatttaatgaatattaattaaattcttttgataataaaatactatttgtttaatttttttttttgtctttttttaattagttatgaAATTCATAAATCGTTTAACATTTAGGTATATTTGACATTAACAAATAGTCTAATCTGTAACTCCTCAGGAAATTAAAAGATTACATTGGCGGATTGTTCAACAAACTCGATAAATGTAGTTCATAAAGTAGCTAATAATCTTTTCTAATCTGTGACTCCTTAAAGTGATAGAATGCATTGGCGTATTCTTCAACAAACTCAATAAATGTAGTTGATCTAATAGCTTCAGATGGACAAACAGACATGACTCTACTTTTAGAATACAGGGTGACAAGTGTAAAAAATTGCAACGAGAGGATGTTCGCTCTGCTCGCTGCGTTTCAACCGCCAAATGCAACGAGCATATTCATCAAATCATCCATTCCTCCCTTTAGGCAAGTATCACTgggtttgtgtgcgtgtgtgaggtGGGGGGAGGGGGGAAATAGGAATCAGTTATTACGCACCTGTCGAGCAGATAGAGGACGAGCGCCACAACATGAACCGACACCATTACCAAGATCCATAGCGTGTTACTAAATGGCTGCAAGAAAGACACAAGAGTACTCGATCGGGACGGTTTCTTCTCGAGTATTGTAATGCCTTGGTATTTGAATGGTTTCGAGAATTCAATGTACTCGGCACGCTCCGGATTAATGGTTAGTGGTGCAACGAtcatgctaaaaataaaagagaaaaaaaaaacaatcactCGTTAAACATGTTGCTCAATTAGAAGCATCCACAATCACTGTCTAAGGCAACAGATCTTACTCGGCACGTTCATTGACCAGTTCGCCAATCAATCCCGTCCACTCCTTGCGCAAGGCCAAAGCTCCAGTGCTATTCCTCAGTATGTAATGTCCAAATTGGCCATCGGGCGATAAAGCTAGATCATAGGTAAAATTGATGCGCTTCGACAG
It encodes:
- the LOC117576872 gene encoding glutamate [NMDA] receptor subunit 1, whose translation is MAAAFVYRLLLSAASIVNVLPIGAQRHTASDNPSTYNIGGVLSNSDSEAHFRTTIAHLNFDQQYVPRKVTYYDKTIRMDKNPIKTVFNVCDKLIEKRVYAVVVSHEQTSGDLSPAAVSYTSGFYSIPVIGISSRDAAFSDKNIHVSFLRTVPPYYHQADVWLEMLSHFLYTKVIIIHSSDTDGRAILGRFQTTSQTYYDDVDVRATVELIVEFEPKLESFTEHLIDMKTAQSRVYLMYASTEDAQVIFRDAGEYNMTGEGHVWIVTEQALHADNTPDGVLGLKLEHAHGDKGHIRDSVYVLASAIKEMISNETIAEAPKDCGDSAVNWESGKRLFQYLKSRNITGETGQVAFDDNGDRIYAGYDVINIRERQQQHVVGKFSYDSLKGKMRMRINDSEIIWGGKQKRKPEGIMIPTHLKVLTIEEKPFVYVRRMGDDEFRCEPDERPCPLFNASDASTNEFCCRGYCIDLLIELSKRINFTYDLALSPDGQFGHYILRNSTGALALRKEWTGLIGELVNERADMIVAPLTINPERAEYIEFSKPFKYQGITILEKKPSRSSTLVSFLQPFSNTLWILVMVSVHVVALVLYLLDRFSPFGRFKLSHTDSNEEKALNLSSAVWFAWGVLLNSGIGEGTPRSFSARVLGMVWAGFAMIIVASYTANLAAFLVLERPKTKLSGINDARLRNTMENLTCATVKGSSVDMYFRRQVELSNMYRTMESNNYVTAEQAIQDVKKGKLMAFIWDSSRLEYEASKDCELVTAGELFGRSGYGIGLQKGSPWTDAVTLAILEFHESGFMEKLDKQWIFHGHVQQNCELFEKTPNTLGLKNMAGVFILVGVGIAGGVGLIIIEVIYKKHQVKKQKRLDIARHAADKWRGTIEKRKTIRASLAMQRQYNVGLMASHAPGTISLAVDKRRYPRLGQRLGPERAWPGDAADVLRIRRPYELAKSGLAPPQLGLGKTRPQQNQLPPRYSPGYTSDVSHLVV